A window of the Cannabis sativa cultivar Pink pepper isolate KNU-18-1 chromosome X, ASM2916894v1, whole genome shotgun sequence genome harbors these coding sequences:
- the LOC133032035 gene encoding WRKY transcription factor 23-like yields the protein MEMKRKMMMTKDSSNMMMMMQGSSNNSSSLSDIISSNGSNYFPMFESATADQFFGGENNKGSNLGFMELLGVHDYFTTTNIPPAPSPFFDFPALLASTNTVPTSTTTNITSTDHDPLMAIPKKEVVINSDACLNSTSNINNNINNQPATPNTSSISSASSTDALNEEQTNNNKAADPEYQEEEEEDDDEEEGEDQPPKTTTNKQLKAKKTNQKKQREPRFAFMTKSEVDHLEDGYRWRKYGQKAVKNSPFPRSYYRCTSASCNVKKRVERSFTDPSVVVTTYEGQHTHPSPLISRPTHHHHTLQHFYHFITFNNNTLKKTLPSLKKN from the exons ATGGAGATGAAGAGGAAGATGATGATGACAAAAGATAGCAGcaacatgatgatgatgatgcaggGATCTTCTAATAATTCATCATCACTTTCTGATATTATCTCATCAAACGGTTCTAATTATTTTCCAATGTTTGAGTCGGCTACTGCTGATCAGTTTTTTGGAGGTGAAAATAATAAGGGTTCCAACTTAGGGTTTATGGAGCTTCTGGGGGTCCATGACTACTTCACTACTACTAATATTCCTCCTGCTCCTTCGCCATTCTTTGATTTTCCAGCTTTATTAGCTTCTACCAATACTGTTCCAACTTCAACCACTACTAATATTACTAGTACTGATCATGATCCTTTAATGGCTATTCCTAAAAAAGAGGTGGTCATCAATTCGGATGCGTGCTTGAATAGTACtagtaatattaataataacattaataaTCAACCTGCAACGCCAAACACTTCCTCCATTTCTTCGGCTTCAAGTACCGATGCTCTCAATGAAGAAcagactaataataataaagctgcAGACCCAGAAtatcaagaagaggaagaagaagatgatgacgaagaagaaggagaagaccAACCACCAAAGACCACCACCAATAAACA gttGAAAGCGAAGAAAACAAATCAAAAGAAACAGAGAGAACCCAGATTTGCGTTCATGACTAAGAGCGAGGTTGATCATTTGGAAGATGGCTACAGATGGAGGAAGTACGGTCAAAAAGCTGTCAAAAATAGCCCATTTCCCAg GAGTTACTATCGTTGCACCAGTGCCTCATGTAATGTGAAGAAACGAGTTGAGAGATCGTTTACAGACCCAAGTGTGGTGGTCACTACTTATGAAGGCCAACACACACATCCAAGCCCACTCATTTCTCGTCCTACTCACCACCACCACACACTACaacatttttaccattttattacATTTAACAATAACACTTTAAAAAAAACGTTACcatctcttaaaaaaaattaa